The following coding sequences lie in one Seriola aureovittata isolate HTS-2021-v1 ecotype China chromosome 5, ASM2101889v1, whole genome shotgun sequence genomic window:
- the LOC130169157 gene encoding uncharacterized protein LOC130169157: MNPPMINSTNSVSTTRRKREAERSVNWTMEETQVLLCAWSDERVQKSLAENLRNRHVFKHLSARMSEMGFSRSPHQCRLRVKTLKANYVRAKLQKSVDSSQPCTFKYFAEMDAVLGRRSVGGPYFVSPEQMAECHPNSIDRTGSVPLDLNSSTEITEHHFGSLGRTGRQFMSSVDGRGGRQSWQLDSDVKLEDGGDSTDEFEFNNAGFPQCPRDRCHEVWSLESSVHRDMSGTTVENSLSTPSPHVVPPPSPPPPPPPLTQSTGSPLPAPPDPSPSTLPTSGHHPLESSRLEPVLKHLLESFHRLVSETRGLLVQVEGQRQEHARWHQELLAQWLQREERRQRETAEREERREKARMEHEIRVLELLTGLAREHGCKCGGGQTVSGAASSSSHNMNEDRK; the protein is encoded by the exons ATGAATCCTCCGATGATCAACTCCACCAACTCCGTCTCAACAACAAGAA GGAAACGAGAGGCCGAGCGCTCTGTTAACTGGACGATGGAGGAAACGCAGGTGCTGCTGTGCGCCTGGAGCGACGAGCGCGTCCAGAAGAGCTTGGCGGAAAACCTCCGCAACCGCCACGTCTTCAAACACCTCTCAGCCCGCATGAGTGAGATGGGTTTCAGTCGGAGTCCACACCAGTGCCGGCTGCGGGTCAAAACTCTGAAGGCTAACTACGTGAGAGCCAAACTGCAGAAGAGCGTCGACAGCTCGCAGCCATGCACTTTTAAATACTTTGCAGAGATGGACGCCGTGTTGGGCCGGAGGTCAGTGGGAGGGCCCTATTTTGTTTCTCCAGAACAGATGGCAGAGTGTCACCCTAACTCCATTGATAGGACAGGAAGTGTCCCGCTAGATTTAAACTCTAGTACAGAGATTACTGAACACCATTTTGGTTCTTTGGGGAGGACAGGAAGACAATTTATGAGCTCTGTAGACGGGAGAGGAGGCCGGCAGTCGTGGCAGCTCGACTCTGACGTCAAGTTGGAGGACGGAGGAGATTCAACGGATGAATTTGAGTTCAACAACGCAGGATTTCCACAATGTCCGAGAGACAGGTGCCACgaagtctggagtctggagtcatCCGTCCATCGTGACATGAGTG GTACAACTGTGGAAAACAGCTTGAGCACTCCTTCCCCACATGTAGTAccacctccatctcctcctcctcctcctccgcctcttaCCCAGTCCACTGGCTCTCCTCTCCCCGCACCCCCAGATCCAAGCCCCAGCACCCTCCCCACCTCTGGCCACCACCCCCTCGAGTCCTCCCGCCTGGAACCCGTCCTCAAGCACCTGCTGGAGAGCTTCCACCGGCTGGTGTCGGAGACCCGGGGCCTGCTGGTGCAGGTGGAGGGCCAACGGCAGGAGCACGCCCGCTGGCACCAGGAGCTCCTGGCCCAgtggctgcagagggaggagcGCCGGCAGAGGGAGACGGccgagagggaggagaggagggagaaagctCGCATGGAGCACGAGATCCGAGTCCTGGAGCTCCTCACAGGTCTAGCCAGAGAACACGGGTGTAAGTGCGGAGGCGGACAGACTGTATCAGGGGCAGCGAGCAGCTCGAGTCACAACATGAACGAAGACAGAAAGTAG